A single window of Jiangella alkaliphila DNA harbors:
- a CDS encoding YqgE/AlgH family protein, which produces MNTVALTGKLLVAAPSLRGSTFDRAVILMLSHDGDGALGVMVNKPTEVMVGDVLPRWMTVVSEPGVVFQGGPVSLDSALGLVAVGGNDEPLGIRRVRGRLGVVDLDTPAEIIEPAVTAMRVFAGYAGWAPDQLEGEIEEGSWFVVDSEPGDAFRTDAQDLWPVVLRRQGGRLALMATFPADPSMN; this is translated from the coding sequence ATGAACACTGTGGCGCTGACCGGGAAACTGCTCGTCGCGGCGCCCTCGCTGCGCGGCTCGACGTTCGACCGCGCCGTCATCCTCATGCTCTCGCACGACGGTGACGGCGCGCTCGGTGTCATGGTCAACAAGCCGACCGAGGTCATGGTGGGCGACGTCCTGCCCCGCTGGATGACCGTGGTGTCCGAGCCCGGCGTCGTGTTCCAGGGCGGCCCGGTCAGCCTCGACAGCGCGCTCGGGCTGGTCGCCGTCGGCGGCAACGACGAGCCGCTCGGCATTCGCCGGGTCCGCGGCCGCCTCGGCGTCGTCGACCTGGACACGCCGGCCGAGATCATCGAGCCCGCGGTGACGGCCATGCGGGTCTTCGCCGGGTACGCCGGCTGGGCGCCGGACCAGCTGGAGGGCGAGATCGAGGAGGGCTCCTGGTTCGTCGTCGACTCCGAGCCGGGCGACGCCTTCCGCACCGACGCCCAGGACCTCTGGCCCGTCGTCCTGCGCCGCCAGGGCGGCCGGCTGGCCCTGATGGCCACCTTCCCCGCCGACCCCTCGATGAACTGA